The sequence below is a genomic window from Flavobacterium keumense.
ACCGTGATGTTTATACTCGATGTTGAACTTCCTAAACTATTAGAAGCAGTTATAGTATAATTTGAGGATGGTGATATTAAAGTTGGAGTACCTGTAATAGCACCAGTTGTTGTATTCAATACTAATCCTGCTGGTAAACTTGGGCTAACGGAGTAACTAATTGCAGTAGCTCCACTGTTTGAAGGTAATAGAGCTGGAATAGTACTACCTTTAGTAAAAGTAGCTGACGAAATATAGTTGATAAAAGGCCATATTAAATAATATAAACCCTGGTCAATTTCTAAAGTGTGTCTAAAATCTGATGATAAAATTTGAGAAAAAACAATAGACTCACTAATAAAACCTTCACTCGCAAAAGTTTGCATGGAACTATTATTATCAAATGCTCCAATAGTAAATCTACTTGATGGGTTAAATATATAATCCGTTTCTCCTACAGTAATTATGGACTGACTACCGTTTAAAAATAATTTTGTTAAATTAGAATTAACCCCAGAAGCCTCTTGTGTTAAGGATACTACATTAAGACTATTTGCTGTAACACTAGAGCTAGAAGTCAGGTTAATAACATTTCTTTTAGAAGCAATTAGGTTTCCACCAAGTCCAATTCTAATGCCAATACCATTTCCTGAGCCTAAATGAGAAACACCTAAGTTACTTGTAGATAAATTATCTATTCCAGCAACATTAACCATACTTGCTGGTAAACCGATTGAAAAATTTAAATTTTGAAGGAAGGTCAAAACTGATAGAGGAAAAAATACAACTGGCTTTCCTGATCTTACAATCAAACTTCCATTATTAATAATTTGAGGTTGATTTAAAGTAGTGGGTTGAATAACGTTTCTACCGTTACCACTTTGATCATACCATATCGCCAAAGTTGCGTTTGTAGAACCTGATAAAATTGAGCTTAATACATTAACGCCATTAACACCAGTAGAGCTAGCATTAATTGTACTATAAGATGCTGAAATTGGTGAAGATAAAGATATAGTTTTAGAAGTAGTAGCATCCGGATAAACATCAAAATAATTAGTACCAATTGTTATTCTTACTAATGGTCCACTATATGAATTACTAAGTTTCCTTAAAGAATAAGCAGCAGCAGAAGGTGCAGCAGAGGTTAAACCTGCTAAATCAAGTGCATTTTGTGAGTAACTAAATACACTTATAAAAATAATAAAAAAAATCTTTTTTCTAATAAAAAACATACACTATTGTGGGATAGCGGGTTAAGGGAAAAATAATTTGCAATAATACTAATAAAAATCAAATAAAATCAAATTTTAATTTATAAATTACATTTGATATAGCTAAAATCGATACCAAATCTATTATTAATTCGGTTTGAATTAATTCTTTACTAATTCTCTAAAAAAATATTTTAGTTTTGATTGAACAATGCAAAGAATAATCTTAAAAATAATCAATAATGTGGAATCGTTATTTTTCAATACAATTTATATTACAGCTACCTAATTTAAATCAACAATAGCCTTAATAATCTTACTCTAATTGAATTTGAAATATAATTTATAATTATTTTGTTTAGATTAAAATTTAGAATTTTACTTTTCTAAAGCATGGAGTGGAAATTATTAAACTCAATATCTTTAATAATTTTAAATATTTAATATGGCTTCAAATAAGCAACCAAGCCTACCTAAAAATTAGTTTAAAACTAATTTTTAGGACAAGTGAAGCATTTAGTATATAAATCAAATCGATACAATACTGAAAGTTCATATACTCCTCCTGTGCTTACTCCTTTTAACGAATTAAAATCATAGGAGTAACCAAATTGTAAATGTTCATAATTTAATCCTCCAAACAAACTATACGAATTAAACGTAGTTTTTCCCCCTGAAGAATCTTGTAGATTTGAATTCGCGCTAATCCCGAAAAAATAATTAGAATAAACTAATGCTCCTCCGAAATCAATTCGTCTAAAATTGCCTTGCTTTATGTAGTTTGAAGTCAATCGTAGTTTTGTTTCATAAGGAAAAGAAATAATATCAACATAATCAGCTATAGTAAATTGATATCCTACATTGACAGAAAAAAACATATCTAATGGAACATTACCATTGGATAGCACTGAAACGTTTGGTTTATTAATGTGCTTTAAAGAAGTCCCGATGAAAAAGTTTTCATTGTTTAAAAGCATTCCCGTAGAAAAATCAAAATAATTGATTTTTTCATTAAAACTTGAAAACTCAGATGAATTTTGATTAATTACACCATTCGAAATATCAATTTGGTCTTCTAAGACAATCCCGTTCGAATTAAATCCTCGTGAACCATATCCAATAGCAATAGAGGGATGAAAAATCCAATCCTCTGTCAGTTGCACCTTATAAGCATAATTCATATCCACTTTGGTGAAATTATAATTCGTGAAATTTTGTCTTTGATTAATTATACTAATACCTATTCCACTATTAATTCTGTCACTCCAAGTATTTATAAATGCAAATTCCGAATCTAATTGCAAATTCAAATTTGGCCATTGTGTTCTATGCAACAACCCCACACTGTTAGATTCTGACAACCCTGTAAAAGCAGGATTCAATGTTTCTGGGAACAAAAAACTTTGGGTAAACAAAGGATCTTGAGCCATTGCCGTACAGGTAGACATAATTAAAAAAAAGAGTGTTATAATAATTCGAATCATTTGCTATCGTGCTAAAATAAATGGACCACTAAACTCTTTTACATCTCCATAAAAAGTTGTAGCAACTACTTTATAATAATAATTACCACTTTCTACAAAACGATTATTGATTTCCCCTGTCCATCCTTGTAATGAAGTTCCTTCTTCAGAATATAACAAACCTCCCCAAGTGTTAAATACTTCCATTTTAATAGTACTCAACCCTTTAAAAACAGGCCTAAAAGTGTCATTTAATTTATTATTGTTGGGCGAGAATGCATTAGGAACAACAACTTCATAGCCTTTATCAACTTTAATGGTTGTAGTGTAGGAATAATTACATCCAAAAGGATAGTCTACTATTTGCGTTATAGTATAACTACCTTCTTTTAAATAGCTATGTGATGGACTTATTTCAGTAGATACGCTACCGTCTCCAAAATCCCAAGCAACAGATTCAAAATCTCCTGAAGAGTTATTTACAAACTCAATTGGGTCTTTGATAGAATATATTCCATAAGTTGACAGTCCTATTGAATTAGTAGTAAAATTAGGATAACCCAAGATTGGAATTTTTACATTTAAACTATAATTAGATTCACATCCTAAACCATCTTGTACTTTTAAAACTACTATTCCATTTTGATTGGTAGTCATAATTTCATTATTCAATCCACTTACTTCACCACTCAACCAATTGTATTTGTAAGGAGCTATACCTCCAGAAGTCTGTGCAACAAATGTTTGTTTAACAAATCGTGTCTCACAATCAAATTCATTATTGGTTTGTACTTTTATAACAATTGGGTCTTGCCTCGTAACACTATAGGATTCTTGCTTCACACATCCCCTACTATCCGTTACAGTTATACTATAATTTCCTGCTGACAAAGCTGATACATCTTCGGTTTTGGCTCCATTAGACCATTGGTATGAAAAAGGTGCAGTACCTCCTGCTACTAACAAATTAATAGAACCGCTATTAGCATTGGTACAATCAAATGCATCAATAGTGTTTGCTGTCAAAACTAATTCTTGTGGGTCTACCAAAAGAAATGTTTTAGTAAGGGTACATTTACTTCCATCTGTAACCGATACTTTATAGATGCCGGGTTTT
It includes:
- a CDS encoding PorP/SprF family type IX secretion system membrane protein, producing MIRIIITLFFLIMSTCTAMAQDPLFTQSFLFPETLNPAFTGLSESNSVGLLHRTQWPNLNLQLDSEFAFINTWSDRINSGIGISIINQRQNFTNYNFTKVDMNYAYKVQLTEDWIFHPSIAIGYGSRGFNSNGIVLEDQIDISNGVINQNSSEFSSFNEKINYFDFSTGMLLNNENFFIGTSLKHINKPNVSVLSNGNVPLDMFFSVNVGYQFTIADYVDIISFPYETKLRLTSNYIKQGNFRRIDFGGALVYSNYFFGISANSNLQDSSGGKTTFNSYSLFGGLNYEHLQFGYSYDFNSLKGVSTGGVYELSVLYRFDLYTKCFTCPKN